ttagtatacccccatcctatggtggaggatataacaagtaaaaacgtactaagttcggccaggccgaatctttccaacctaccatcatggattctgcttaaaattgatacaaaataaaattagttgaaagtcataattttgcactacgtactaaatttctaccaaaccaggcaaaaatgaaaacttctaggatccgaacaaggataatcgagagaccggtttatatgggagctacatcaggttaaataCTGATTTGCAATGTACTTGGCACCgtttttggaagtcgaaacagaacaccacatgcaaaactttagACTAAcaggacaaaaattgtagcttttAGGGGATCCAgacgtgaaatcgagagatcgctttatatatgagctatatcaggttataatatcgatttgaaccgtacttgtcagagttgttaaaagtcataacaaaacattacatgctaaattttagccaaatcggacaacaaatacggcttccagaggctcaagatatcaaatcaggagatcgggttatattggAGCAATgtcaccgatttcaaccgtacttcgAAAAGTGTATGATTTCAACCGTACACTgcaagaaaaatttcagtccgattggacaacaattgctgtctctaggggctaaatatgtcaaagcggtagatcggtttatgttggagctatatcgaaatctgaaccgatatggcccatttgcaatctccaaagtcgtacatcaataagatgtatctgttcaaaatttcaaacggctagctttatgcgttctaccactatcgtgattttgacagacggacggacggagggacggaaagaaggacatggctagatcgactcaaaatgtccagacgatcaagaatatatatactttatgggatcgcagaacaatatttcgaggtgttacaaacggaatgactagattagtatacccccatcctgtggtggtggggtataaacccaccacaatggacatgaaaggtgattttttagctattatctttttttgcAATagtggtttaaacagctcacgcacgtttcgtgttttgtttcactgtcaaacatcttcagtttggtctataatttatccATTAATCGTCTTACATTCgaaaaacgcttgcaaattattgacttttattatgaaaatgcgtgctctgttcaaCGCGAGCTTCTTTCATTTTATGGTCAGTATAATCGACCCCTGAAGCGGCTATTCGGGCTACTGTGACTaaatttcgcaccaaatttacattgttggacattaaaccaccaacgcttacgtagagtgcgaactgaagaaaatgtcgcagctgtatcggccagtgctaatgatgaccatcaattatcTATTCGTAGCAGTTCGCAGCTATTGGGCCGCTGTTACTCAACAACTTGGAAAATTTTGCGGAAGAATCTAGTTGTTAAGCCTTTcagctggtgcaagaattgaagTCGAACGACCTACCGATACacagaatttttggtgaatgggcttttggaaagttgcccgaagatccactttttttgttcagcgacgaagctaatttttggctcaatgggtacgtaaataagcagagttgtagattttggagtaaagatcaaccagaagaattgcaagagctacaaacgcatccagaaaaagtcatagtttggtacggtttatgggcaGGTGGCGTCATTAgacagtacttcttcaaagatgatgcgaattgtaacgtaactgtgaacgaTGGGCGTTATCatgtgatgatatccaacttttttttgcccaaaatgcaagagcttgacgtGGATTCAACAAAACTCAGCACGCGTCataatagacttattgagaggcgagttcgtggaacattttatttcatgttcgggaccggacaattggccgcctaggtcGTGCGATTTAATTCCTTTATACAActttttgtggagctatgttaaagctcatgtgcATACAGACGAGCCcgattcaattgacgcattgaaagacaacattgaagcatttatttgtgagataccggccaaaatgttggaaagagtatgccaaaattggactatgcggatggatcatttgaggcgcagtctcggtcaacatttgtttttttttttttaactttcctatagattttaaaaaatcacacttCATATATTTAAACCCGGGTAAAAAATACACTTCAAGTGATCTCCAACTATGACGATATTGATACGGAAAAAGTGGGGCCAATACAGCACAaactaccaattttttataccctccacgataggataagggtatactaatttcaatgttctttttgtaactcctcgaaatattcctctgagaccccaaaaagtatatatattcttgatcgttatgtcgttttaagtcgatctagcaatgtccaaCCGTCTATCCTCCGTCCGTCGAtctgtcgacagcacgctaactttcgaaggagtaaagtaagCCAGCGGCcaatttttgcaagaatacctcttattagtgtaggtcggttgggattgtatgtgggtcatatcggtgcatgttttgatatagctgccatataaaccgatcttggatcttgatttcttgagtcattagagggcgtaattcttatccgatttggctgaaattttgcatggggtattttgttatggtttccaacaactgtgttatgtgtggttcaaatcggtccataacctgatatagcggtcatataaaccgatctggggtcttgacttcttcagcctctagaatgcgcaattcctatccgagttggctgaaattttgcacgaggtgttttgttttgattttcaacaactgtgctaagtatggttcaaatcggtccataacctgatatagctgccatattaatcgatcttgaatcttgacttcttgagccactagagagcccaattcttatccgattcggctgaaattttgcaagaagtgttttgttatgacttccaacaactgcgcttagtatggttgaaatcggtccgtaacctcatatagctgtcattttaaccgatctgggatcttgacttctcgagcctctagtcgtcgcaattctcatgcgatttggctgcaattttctatcacggcttctcccatgaccttcaacatatggtcagaatctgtctatagcctaatacatctcccatatagccaatctccctattaagtcttgaacccctaaaggaaaaaattcttattcgaattggttgaaattttacacaatgacttctactgttgTCCAATTAAGGTCAAACTCgaaccataacatgatatagctccaatggcatagcaattattttcttttacccCTTGtcggcctaaaaagagataacgggaaaagaagtagacaaatgcggtccatggtggagggtgtataagattcggtccggtcgaacttagcacgcttttacttgttaaagtacaaatcggaaaatcagctcttttttatttttttgttgctatTTTTAAGCGAATAATGGCAAATTTGTCAACCCTGCTCCACTGCTTTTTGCTatttaaaaaagcaaaaaatgttGTGTTCACATCAGCGACAATCACACAATTGGCAAGTCCATGggcttgcttgggattattttcttttctACGTTAGCGTTTTTACCTATCACTGCTCTATATGCTCAAATACTAGCACCtcctctctagtaggagagataTAAGAGAATAACTCGTTTACAGTTTACGAATAaacgtttgcggctatcgaaacacttttgccactaaagaatatttgtttttacaAGAAAAAATGGTCCTTTTCTGATAGACGAAGCATCTAAATGGTTTACAATTCTCAAAGTTAATTACATTCAATATGCCACATTCATGACTAACGTAACTTTTCTGATATATTGAAGAGAAACGTTACAccgttacaataaaagaaaaattttgtaacaaaactatttttttgtcctaaaaatgtcgcaaacgttttattttttttttttgcatgcagTGCTTGACCTTTTCGGTTTTTCGGAATTCTTCTGTTGAGAAAAGTGGCCAAcagaattggcccaccttctttatatcttacaccactactgtggtacagggtattataactttgtgtatttgtttgtaacgctaagaagtagaagagctagacccattaaaAAGTATACCGACCGACTTAGAATCGCGTCCCGATTCGATATTCGACTGTCCGCtgttcatgtattcttgtgatcatggtacaggtcgcatttgttgtccgattgttgtcaaattttgcagaagacactttttggtccaaggttttaaatcaaatcggatcaggttaagatatagctaccatgtataactttcatccgatatgaccatttaaggctgtaaaacCCAGAATTTTGGGCCTTTTGTGGCTTGAGTGGCCACAATTTTAGCCTGACCTATACAAATTTTAACATGAGGTGTTATTATTTGGCGTTTCTCAATACGTGTGTacaatttaatcgaaatcgtttcgtttATCCGATATACGCTTTTAAGACTGCAGTAgtcacaatttgggtcctattgTAAGAATATTTTGCAAGGTTTTGTTCGATATTTCAATGGGTATTCAAAATTGAGGTTTGACTAAATTTAGACATAAGTTCTAAGTAGTACGTAGACTTGGTGGTGTAAGGTATTGTATAGTCGGTTCTGCCAGGCTTTTGCCTTCCTTACTGGTGTTCCTCGTAAACAGACAGATTTCAGCCTTACCTTAGAACATGACTTATCCGGTCTCTTAGGCCCGCCCCTCGGCACTGCTCTAAATTAATGAGTGCTGCTCAcatatattaatgagtgctgtccgattcaagtttaagctcaatggaagAATATTGGCCTTTGGCCAATACTTTAAAGTTTTACAAATGGATTTGCGAGGTTAGTAACATCTGTACTAAAGAGAAGGTAAATTTTGTTAAGTGTAATTTTAGGCATAAAATGGAatgtcaaatttaaatttttctattacaataatatttcaataaaaaaactaaatcaaaaacttaacttttaaaattgtcaaaaattcaaaattcatgaAATAGTGAGAGTACCGGGGATTATCCAAATGCATATCTATATGACATAACGCGAGACTGCAAGACATATTGTATACTCACCCTGAGAAGGAAAGGAAACCTCTAAAATATTATCCAAACCGGTTTTTGCAAACTTTGACCATAAACTGTTTTAAAAACATGATCCAAAACGAAGAACCTGGCCCTTCGACAGCTGCAGCTAAAAATGAACCTGCTTCGGATCATATGCTGGGATCCCAACAGAGCGACATCAATAAATCGGGAAAGCCCAAATCGATATTGGAACAAAATGGCATTATATTGGGCAAAGTCATTGGTACCGGCAATTATGCCAAAGTAAAAATTGGCTACTCCGAGGAATATGGTAAACGGGTGGCCATCAAAATAATATCAAAAGTCAAGGCCCCTCCGGAatatataatgaaatttttacccaGAGAAATTGAAGCCGTCAAAGATCTGCATCatgaaaatttgataaccttcTATCAATGCATTGAGACCAATCGCAGGTGGGAGAAAACAATcgacttttttaaatttaaggcAGTTTTAAAATTGGGAACCGTTTCAGGGTTTATCTCATAATGCAATTGGCCGAAAATGGTACCCTTTTGGATTATGTGCGCAGCAGAAGCTATTTGGATGAAACTCAATCGCGCCACCTTTTCAAGCAGTTGATAAGCGCCGTTGAATATATTCATGCCAAGGGTGTTGTACATCGCGATATAAAATGTGAAAATCTTCTGTTGGATGAGGACTTCAATCTTAAGTTGATCGATTTTGGTTTTGCCCGCAAGGATACTAGGACAAGTGATGAACAGGTTGTTATGTCAAAAACATACTGTGGAAGTTATGCTTATGCTAGTCCAGAGATACTTAAAGGTAGGAGCCTATAATCGCTGATTTACAAAAAAAGGTATTATAACTTCAAGATTCTAAGACAATAATCCAATCACTTGcttacgtctgtctgtcggttgcCATCATCCAAATTTCTGAGGTGGCTAAAAAGATCTATGATTCCAAAGCTGAACGAAGAAAATGTCTCCGGTGAGAGTATGATATATTTGTGATCGACGAAAAGCTCTTAGGACAatctagttatgtccgtccgcccgtctgtcagtCTTTCCCTTTCATGTACGCTACATATTTAAATGTCTGTATGGAATCCATGATTCTAAGGCCTGGAGCAGAAAATATCCAGGGTTCTTTCAAACTTGAAACGACAGGTTTCCCCTTGCGCTGTTGGACGCACGTCAGGGCCAGAGCGTTCGGCCCGGAGGACTGAAGCCAGGGTACGAATGAATTCTACAGTAAGAGAACTGAATAAGTACTCAAGGAAGTAAAGGTATATAAGGATACGACAGAAAAAGATCAGAAtaagtaaaaacgcgttaagttcgaatgggtcgaaacttatataccctcctccatggatcgatCGCATGTGACAAATTCTTTGAATGACCTCTTCAAACATATatgagctatgtcaagttatagatcgatatggaccgtaattgtcatggatgttagaagtcatagaaaaatacaacctccaaaatttcaggcaaatcgattaataaatagTTTTGCCCTCCAGAAGCCCAGAAAgtaaaattgggaaatcggtttaagtggcagcttaattagattatgaaccggtttagaccataatcggcacagttattgaaagtctaaACTAAtagctacgtgcaaaatttctgcaaatcggataagatctgCGCCCTTTGGTAacttaagaagccaaatcgggagactggtttatacggcagctttatcaggttatggactgatttgacaTACTTGGCgcgtttgttggaagtcatcacgaaaggcaacatgctaaatttcagcagaataggataagaattgcgccctctggcagctcaagaagtctaatcgggagatcggtttctatggcagttatatgaggtgcaaaatatcagccaaatccgataagaattgcgccctcaagataCCTaataatttaaatcgagagatcggtttatagggcagctatatcaggtaattgactgatttagactacatttggcacagttgttggaagtcatgacgaaacgccacgtgccaaatcggatgagaactgccccctctagaagctgaagaagtctaaacgggagatcgtattatatggcagctatgtttatCAAGGTATGATTCATAcctagcaaagttgttgaaagtcgtaacaaacgcatccaaatcggagaagaattgcgcccctagaggctcaagaagtcaaatcgggagatcggtttatagaacagctatatcaaggtatggactaatttagaccacacctattgcaagtcataacgaaacgccacgtgtaaaatttcagtcaaatcagataagaattgcactctctagaagCCCGAGAAGACTatttgggagatcggattatgagacagctatatcaggttatagattaattcaaaccatacttggcacatttgttgcaagtcgtaacaaaatgccacgtacaaagtttcagccaaatcggataagaactgtgccctctagaagctcaagaagtctaatcgggagatcagtttatatgacagctatgtttatcaggttatgaaccatacatagcaaagttgttggaagtaataccaaaacaccacgtgcaaaattccaatcgAATCGGGTGGTGATAGCGCTTTCCGAAGGCTCAAAAGTCAAttctgaagatcggtttgtatgacagtcataataaaacggaatgtgcaaaatgtcagccaaatcggataagaatttcgctctccagaggctcaagaagtcaaatctggagatcggtttatatggcagctatatcaaaacatggaccaatttggctcatttattatccccACCGATCTATACTAATTAGAagcagttgtgcaaaatttcaagcgcctagctttactcctttgactgttagcgagctttcgacagattgatggacggacggacttgactagatcgacttaaaatgtcatgatgatcaagaatatatataactagccgaaccgggcccgctccgctgcgctttctttaactgtctaatatttttttaagggacacttcgccctgtatACGGATATCGAAttagtgccattgtagcctatgacgctgaacgcgttcgaatcctgacgagaacatcggacaaagcggtgtttattccctcttaattttggcgacatttgcgaggtacaatgccattcatggtcatttaaaaaattttccccaaagaggctGCGGgaag
The Stomoxys calcitrans chromosome 3, idStoCalc2.1, whole genome shotgun sequence genome window above contains:
- the LOC106088478 gene encoding testis-specific serine/threonine-protein kinase 3 translates to MIQNEEPGPSTAAAKNEPASDHMLGSQQSDINKSGKPKSILEQNGIILGKVIGTGNYAKVKIGYSEEYGKRVAIKIISKVKAPPEYIMKFLPREIEAVKDLHHENLITFYQCIETNRRVYLIMQLAENGTLLDYVRSRSYLDETQSRHLFKQLISAVEYIHAKGVVHRDIKCENLLLDEDFNLKLIDFGFARKDTRTSDEQVVMSKTYCGSYAYASPEILKGMPYDPFLSDIWACGVVCYAMVCGKLPYDGSNVHVLLKSINSSLVFPKTPTISNECKHLILHILAPVKIRYRIEQIKDDPWVTLPTT